A section of the Primulina eburnea isolate SZY01 chromosome 1, ASM2296580v1, whole genome shotgun sequence genome encodes:
- the LOC140814715 gene encoding probable L-type lectin-domain containing receptor kinase S.5 — MANPTIIIVAIAILSLISTVVEADKKLEIFSKQYGGPFNESYYDIFEVEKPATISNEALQVTLDTASSEMNLTHQSGRVFFKEPFKLWDGDINVKVVGSFNSSFLINIYRPKNETPGEGLAFVIAPDLNLPERSSGEFLGLTNSSTDGNPSNKIVAVEIDTFKQDFDIDDNHIGINLHSVRSVINTSLTPYNITIAPIGARFYNVWVDYDGVGKVMEVYISEQGSKTGSTPPKPGSPILSYNLNLRDHVRQYSYFGFSASTGDDIQLNCVLRWNLTVHYFPEKDDQWLKIVLGAGIPVLVLLLIGAFGLGYYIHRRRMQLANPNLVGALKTLPGTPREFGFSDLKKATGNFDAKNKLGQGGYGVVYKGFLVKENLEIAVKWFSRESIKGQDDFLAELTIINRLRHKNLVKLLGWCHKNGKLLLVYEYMPKGSLDKHLFAPPNEDPLPWNLRYNAISGVASALHYLHNEYEQKVVHRDLKASNIMLDSSFNARLGDFGLARALENEKTSYAEVEGVLGTMGYIAPECFHTGKATQQSDVYAFGAVLLELVCGRRPGAKIGGFNFLVDWVWLMHRDRRLLEAVDPRLGDKYVAEEAERLLLLGLACSHPTATE, encoded by the exons ATGGCGAATCCGACCATAATCATCGTAGCCATAGCCATTCTCTCTTTGATTTCCACGGTCGTTGAAGCTGATAAAAAGCTCGAAATCTTCAGCAAGCAATACGGCGGCCCTTTCAACGAATCATACTACGACATTTTCGAGGTCGAAAAACCTGCAACTATTAGCAATGAAGCACTTCAGGTGACACTTGATACAGCTTCTTCTGAAATGAATCTAACTCACCAATCAGGACGTGTGTTCTTCAAAGAGCCTTTCAAGCTCTGGGATGGCGATATCAACGTAAAAGTTGTCGGCTCTTTCAACTCTTCGTTCTTGATCAATATTTACCGCCCGAAAAACGAGACACCAGGTGAAGGGCTGGCGTTCGTGATTGCACCGGACCTGAATCTACCGGAACGAAGTTCCGGAGAGTTTCTTGGTTTGACGAATTCGTCGACAGATGGGAATCCGAGTAACAAGATTGTCGCGGTTGAAATCGACACTTTCAAGCAAGATTTCGATATCGACGACAATCACATCGGGATAAACTTACACAGCGTGAGATCCGTGATAAATACGTCTTTAACACCCTATAACATAACTATTGCTCCGATAGGAGCCAGGTTCTACAATGTTTGGGTGGATTATGATGGAGTTGGAAAGGTCATGGAAGTGTATATTTCTGAACAAGGAAGCAAAACAGGCTCGACTCCGCCGAAGCCTGGTTCCCCGATCCTGTCATATAATCTAAACCTGAGAGATCACGTGAGACAGTATTCATATTTCGGGTTCTCCGCTTCAACGGGGGACGACATTCAGCTAAACTGTGTTCTGAGATGGAATCTAACGGTCCATTACTTCCCTGAAAAGGATGATCAGTGGCTCAAGATTGTTCTTGGAGCAGGAATTCCAGTTCTTGTGCTGCTGCTGATAGGAGCTTTCGGGTTAGGGTACTACATACACAGGCGAAGGATGCAGCTTGCGAACCCAAATCTGGTCGGGGCTTTGAAAACCCTGCCTGGAACACCAAGGGAATTTGGATTCAGCGATTTGAAGAAGGCGACGGGGAATTTCGACGCCAAGAATAAGCTGGGACAGGGAGGATATGGGGTGGTTTACAAGGGGTTTCTGGTTAAGGAGAATTTGGAGATTGCAGTGAAATGGTTTTCCAGGGAGAGTATTAAGGGGCAGGATGATTTCTTGGCTGAGCTTACAATTATTAATCGTCTGCGCCACAAGAATCTTGTCAAACTACTTG GATGGTGCCACAAGAATGGAAAGCTACTACTTGTATATGAATACATGCCAAAAGGCAGCCTAGACAAGCACCTCTTTGCTCCTCCAAATGAAGATCCTCTCCCGTGGAACCTCCGATACAATGCCATTTCCGGTGTTGCCTCCGCCCTACACTATCTTCACAATGAATATGAACAAAAGGTCGTTCATCGCGACCTCAAAGCAAGCAACATCATGTTGGACTCGAGCTTCAATGCTCGTCTAGGTGATTTCGGCTTGGCAAGGGCTCTAGAAAATGAGAAGACTTCATACGCCGAGGTTGAGGGAGTTTTAGGCACGATGGGGTACATCGCCCCGGAGTGTTTCCACACCGGAAAGGCTACTCAACAATCTGACGTGTATGCATTCGGGGCTGTGTTGCTCGAACTAGTGTGTGGCCGACGCCCTGGTGCCAAGATTGGTGGTTTTAATTTCTTGGTGGATTGGGTTTGGCTCATGCATCGTGATAGGAGGTTGCTCGAGGCCGTGGATCCCAGGTTGGGAGACAAATACGTTGCGGAAGAAGCAGAGAGACTGCTTCTATTAGGACTGGCGTGTTCGCATCCTACTGCTACTGAATGA